In Gopherus evgoodei ecotype Sinaloan lineage unplaced genomic scaffold, rGopEvg1_v1.p scaffold_32_arrow_ctg1, whole genome shotgun sequence, the genomic window tagctgctaggtggactcgcaacgacgataaggccagaccttgccctttgagggaccaaacatagtctaagatttcggttaccgaaacttccatagggcggagatttctctctacgcaccaacaggagaagcgtttccatttcgccgaatatgtggctcttgtggacggtttcctgctgctcaagagcacctccctcacaggcgtggagcagcgcagctcggaaccagtcagccacgcaggagccacgccgccaggtgcagcgactgcaggtctgggtgacagagggtcccgtggtcctgggtaatcaggtccggatgaaggggcaggggaactgggtcggctacggccaagtccagcagcatggtgtaccagtgctgcctgggccatgccggggccaccatgatcacgagagccctgtccctgcgcaccttcaggaggaccttgtggaccagagggaacgggggaaacgcatagtacaggtgggtcgaccactggatgaggaaggcatccactatcgaccccggctctctgccctgaaaggagcagaacgcttggcacttcctgttccccttggacgcgaagaggtccacccggggataaccccacctccggaaaatggagagagcgacgtccgggcgaagggaccactcgtgtgacaggaaggatctgctcaatcgatccgccagcgtgttccgtactccagggaggaaagaagccctgaggtgaatggagtgggctacgcaaaagtcccagagtcgtatcgcctcgtggcacagggaggaggacctggtgccgccctgcttgttgatatagtacatggtcgtcgtgttgtccgtgaacacggcgacacaacgaccctgaagctgatgacagaacgcttgacaagcaaggcggaccgctctcaactcccgcatgttgatgtgtagccctacctcctcctgagaccacaggccctgtgtccgcagggtccctaggtgggcccccccagcctagatctgaggcatccgttgtcagggataccgagggctgagaggggtggaagggaagacccgcacataatacggactggtctagccaccagccgagagaatctaagaccttctgggggattgtgaccaacatgtctaacggttgccttgccggcctgtaatgactgataagccacagctggagaggcctcatgcggagccgagcgtaatcggtcacaaaggtgcaagccgccatgtggcctaacagagttagacatgtcctcactgacgtcaatggggctgaccgcaaacgttgaacgatcgccaccatggtctggaaccgttgcagaggcagcaaggccctgcccacagtggcgtccaggacggccccgataaattccaccttctgagtgggcctcagggtggacttgtctgtgtttatcaagaggcccagacttgcaaacatgccggtgatcacgcggacatagctgttgacttgttgttccgacgtgccccgaatcaaccagtcgtccagataagggaacacgtggacacggttgcgccgaagatgcgccacgacaactgccatgcattttgtaaacaccctcggggccgtggacaggccgaatgggaggactgcaaattgataatgaagagcccccacaacgaagcggagaaagcgtctgtggcgcggccaaatggcaatgtggaaatacgcgtcctgcatgtcgagggcggcgtaccagtctcccggatccagggatggaataatggtccccagggataccatgcggaacttcaacttcacgaggtatttgttgagctcttgcaggtcgaggataggcctgaggccccccttggccttggggatcagaaagtagcgggaataaacccccttgcctttctcgttttccggaaccgcctctatagctcctttgctgaggagcgtctgcacctcctgccgaaggaattgctcatgagaggggtccctgaagagggacgaggaaggagggcgggaaggaggaaatgaaacaaactgcaggcggtatcccgtctgcaccatgcttaagacccagcggtccgatgttatttgggaccacgccgggaggaaaaacgaaaggcggtttgaaaacgggggggaaggatccataggggaaactgttactgcgccctcgggcgcaccttcaaaatgaaggcttaggaccaggcgggggttttgaggagccttggttctgccccccttggttccccgactgcctgcgccttccgttcctgccgcggcgcctgtaaaggtcctgccgctggcggaactgggaaaacggcctacgttgttgctgttgttgcgacctaaagggtctacgctgcgtcacgggggtgtgcatcccgagggaccgcataatgacccggttgtcttttagactcttgagtctggggtctgtcttatcagaaaacaggccctggccttcgaaaggaaggtcctgtatagtatgctggagctccggcggaaggccggaaacctgcagccaggagatgcgacgcatcgtaactcctgacgcgagggtacgggcagccgagtccgcagcgtccaaggaggcttgtaaggccgtgcgtgcgaccttcttgccttcgtccaagatggccgtaaactcttggcgagcatcctgtggcagcagctccttaaatttgtccactgccacccaggaattaaaggcatatctgctcagcagggcctgctggttggagaccctgagctgcagcgccccagtcgaatacaccttacggccaaggaggtccatccgcctggcttctctggatttgggggctggagcctcctggccgtgacgctccctatcgttcactgattgcaccaccagtgaacccggagtcgggtgtacatgtagatattcgtatcccctagaaggggccatgtacttcctctcgactcctttcgctgtcggagggatggaggccggggactgccagatggtattggcgttggcctggatggtccgtatgaagggcagggcgaccctggtgggagcatcagaagagaggatggttacaattggatcctctatctccgagacctcctatgcctgcagactcagattttgagccaatcgcctgaggaggtcttggtgcgccctgagatccagtggggggggactgttggaggaggtacccgccaccgcctcatccggggaggaggatgatgagaccccaggcacgagagtgtctaactgagggtcttcctcagccctcgcctctgcctccggagccacagcggagtcctgctgcttggacccttcctccccttccggggagggagggggggcgagacaacgaggcttcaggggccctacgctccgcagtcgccggcctagcagggagctgctgggggccctgggcctgatggtatgcccagggtgtccagaatccccactgttgtgggccttggtcctgcagcggcggatcaccgaacagcgccgcctgccggtcggtgcccagcgcatacccgctgtccgtctgggaggatacggacggctgtctagagggccacgGAGGGGCCGCCCCTGGATGGTAAgtgtctgcgcgggccggcacggaggatcgtctcggtgccggggaccggtgccgggagtcataacggtgccgggatcgggatcgggaccgagttctgtcacggtgccgggatcctgatcggtaccgggcgccgcttcggtgccgggacctgccaccagctcggtgccgggaggtcgaccgggacctgccaccagctcggtgccgggaggtcgaccgagaccgggacctgccaccagctcggtgccgggaggtcgaccggtgcggcgagtagcgtcgggacctgctcctggaatcgcggtgccggtttcgacgactggagcctgaccgcgaccgtctcgatgtcgaccggtgccgcgagtgcgaccggtaccgctgaggggagcggtgccgggactgcgagcggcgtcgggatctggagcgcccaagacgtcgggacctggatcgcgaacgagtgtctctgggcggtgccgacatcatgggcttgcctctggacacgacccgcaccggaggtaccgggggtggcagccgagtgggctcagtcagggcaatgaggtcccgagccgaggcgaaggtctccggtgtggatgggaccactatctcaaccccagatctcatgggggagctcggcggcaccggactcgacggacccgccgggcccggagtcgacggtgctggcggcgccgcggccgatgtcgaggccgggcgctctagcccggtctgcctggccggagtatcggacttcgacggccttggctctgactccagtgccggagagggtcggtgccggggagtcttcttggtgccggtgcgatccggtgccggtgccgataccacggcctgcgaagccgtcgggtcaagtgccgcctccataaggagagtccggagcctttgatccctctccttctttgtcctcggcttaaaagccttacagatgcggcacttgtcggatctgtgcgattccccgaggcacttcaggcacgcttcgtggggatcgctggtaggcatgggcttcttgcaggccgcacactgcttgaagcctggcaaaacaggcatgagcctggcgccgggtgccgggaagggctaagcccccggcgaagaactacttaacaactatttaacttaactatctacttaacaaactaattaacaactataatggactagagatgaacgatagataaacgatagataactaggagagctagggacgtggaggacagctatgccgcgctccacagttccaacgaccgacacggcggtaagaaggaactgaggagcgggcgggccggcagggatatatattgggcgccatggcggcgccactccagggggcgacctgccggcccactggagttgctagggtaaaaagtttccgacgaacgtgcacgcgcggcgcgcacacctaactggaatggatgtgagcaatcactcgaagaagaatcctgggttctatctgcagctctgggaggggagtggggtctcatAGGTTAGAGTAGAGGGGGTGGGGCTCAATCCCCCCTCTGGAAGGGGCGTGGGGTCTCATGGGTTAGAatagagggggctgggagtcaggactcttgggttctatccccacctctgggagggctggggaggggagtctaGTCATTAGAAGTGGgggagctgggaaccaggactcctgggttctaccagTAGTGGGTGGGGGAGCGTGATGGTTGCTGTCCTGCCCAGGCTCATtctcccagggcaggaagggTGCTCTCACCTGCAGTGAGGTGAAGGACATACCAGGGTGAGCTCAGCAAAAGACTCAGCACGCCAGGGTGAATGACCGGTGGGGCTGTATTTGCTAAAGGGGAACAAGGACAGCAAAGGAAACTATCTGCCCCCATCTATTGGTGGAGGGCTTGGGTCAGATCAGGACTGGCAATGGctgaaggggaaaggccttattgcCTTTCCCCTGTAACTCCCTTGTGGGGGGTTCCCTTCTAGTTGCCACAATGTTGGAACTCCTTCCCggcctgctcctcctctccctcacgGGCCCCAGCTCTGGCTCCGATGACAACAGCACTGTGGTGCTCACCACCAGCGGCCCCATCCGGGGTAAGCGCCTCCCAGCTGGCTCCGGCACAGTGACGGCCTTCCTGGGCATCCCCTATGCCGAGCCCCCTGTGGGGGCCTTGCGCTTCCAGAAACCGCTTCCCCACCAGCCCTGGAACCATGTCCTGGAGGCCACCAACTTTGGCAATGCCTGCCACCAGGCCCTGCTTACTGGTCACCCTGAGGCTAATGTCTGGACACCGAAAGGACCGCGGTCTGAGGACTGCCTCTTCCTCAATGTCTGGGTGCCCCATCCCCAGCCTAACGGGACGGCCCCTGTCCTCGTTTGGATCCATGGTGGGGGGTTCTTATCAGGTGCAGCCTCATTCAACATCTATGATGGGCGCTTCTTAGCAGCCACTGAGAACGTGATTGTGGCCTCCATGAACTACCGGCTGGGGGCGCTGGGCTTCCTGTCTCTGCCCCCAGACGCCCCAGGGAACGCCGGCCTGTGGGACCAGCGCCTGGCGCTGCGCTGGCTGCGGGACAACGCGGCTGCCTTTGGTGGAGACCCAGCTCATTTTCTGCTCTTCGGCCAGAGCGCCGGCAGTTCCTCAGTCAGCTTCCACCTCCTCTCTGCGAGGAGCCGGGCCCTCTTCACCCGCGCTGCGCTGCAGAGCGGAGCTGCCACCGCACCATGGTCTTGGATTTCCCTCGAGGAGGCCCAGGAGAGAGGCCGGAGGCTGGGCCAGCTTCTGGGCTGCGCCAATGGTGACAACACTGCCCTGGTGGGCTgcctgcaggggaaggaacccgGGGAGTTCCCCAAACACGAGTTCTCCGTCTTACGCCGCAAGGAACTGCTGGGGTTCCCCTTTGTGCCGACACCAGATGGGGATTTCCTCCCTGATACACCAACAAGGCTGCTGAGGGCCGGGCACAGCCAGCCTATGCCCATCCTGGCTGGGTTCACCTCCAACGAAGGCGCCTACTTGTTAAAATTCAGTCCTCTTGATTTCAGCCTGGAGAACACCAGCCACATTGGCTGGGAAGAGCTGCTGCAGGTGGTGAGGCTGGCAATGCCAGAGGCCCCCGAAGAAGCCGTCCAGATCGTGGCACGGCGGTACAGCCAGGAGAGGCAGGATGAGGCACGGTACTTATGGGCCATGGACCAAACCGCTGGTGACCACCTCTTTGTGTGCCCGGTAGCCGAGGTGGCTGGGCGAGAGGCGGAGGCCGGCAGTCCTGTGTACACCTACTACTTCACTCACCGTATTCCTGGCTTGTCTTTACCTGAGTGGATGGGGGTGCCACACGGCTCCGAGGTGCCCTACCTCTTTGGGACCCTAGCGTTCCTGTGGGGTGCCAACTACACTCTCACGGAGGCCGAGACCGGGCTGAGACGCAGGGTGATGCGGTACTGGGCGGAGTTTGCCAGGAGCGGGTAAGGGAATCCCCCAGAATCCGCTCATGCCCCTGAGTCCTAACAGCCCAAAACTCAGCCCCAGTGGTCAAACCAGCACAGCGAGTGTCCCCCTTGAGCCAGTTGTCCACAACGTGGTCTGGCAGCCAAGACTCAGAAGAGTTCCTTTTTAAATATAGGTCACGATATGTCCAACTTACACCCCCGGCTGGAGGGAGAGCTAAATTTTTATGAGGGAGGCAACATTTTAAACATGATGATTCATGGTTAGTAACAGCCCCCTTCCTCTTTCACATGGATATTTTGAAAACACAACAACACGAACACGCTCCTGCAGGAAAACACGTAGCTTAGATAGCAGCCCCTGGCTGGCTCCTCTTCTCCAGGCCCGCCCTGACAAAAACAAAGCTACAAACCCCAGATACTCAGAAAACCCTGattctaccaccaccaccacctgtggCTTCAATCCCATTGAGAACATTAGAAGGAAGTGGCCATCTTTAGTTAGGGAAACATGTGCCTTTCTCCTGTTTGGAAGGACAAGAGACAGTGGACATCTTAAATCAGGACAAActctggctccagcctccttcccGCCCAGGTCTGTGGCCCCATGTTTCCCCACCACCCCAGTGTCCTTCCCTCTCCCGCTATGCTGCTCTGCTCCTGACACTGTCTATTCTATGTCTGAAAGCACAAAAGGAAAGCCATCTTCACTGAGGGCAGAATGTGGCTTCAAGTCTCATGGAGAACAGTGGCACCCTGAGTATTACTATTAGTCCATTTGAGAAGAACAGAGAGTAGCAGTCGTCTTAACTGAGGGTGGCCATTTTGGAAAGGAGCCAGACTTTGCAGGTTGGCTCCCAGTGACTCCTGCATCTGGGTGTCAGACTCCAGCTGGAGCACATTCCCATCCCTACCCAGGTCCGGTTCTAAACTCCATGGGACGTGTTGAATTTCCCCCCAGGAACCCCACAGGGTCAGAGGGCAGCGAGGAGCAGTGGCCCCTCTACAACTCCAAGGAGCAGAACTTCGTCCGCATCAGCACAGAGCCGCTCCAGGCCAAGGGGACATCACCAGCCCAGCACTGTGGCTTCTTAGCATCGCTGCTCAAAGAGAAGCCAAGCCCCACAGGTGAGCATCAGTAGGGTAAGAGGATTGCAGcgctagaggggaaaggcctcatGTCACATTCCCCATCCCCCTGAAGCAGCCAGTGCCCCCATCCTGGGGCCAGATTGGAGCTGGCACACCCTATAGGGAAAATTCCCTCTGTGCCATTCCCTGCCctcccgagccagccagtcccctagATCTGAGGATGGATTACAGCTAGCATCCCCTAGAGGGGAAAAGCCTTGTGTCCCATTTGCCATTTTTCATGTGAACATGGGATGATCCTCTGTCTTCCTAGAGGGGCAGACACCTGTGGGGAGCTCTCCCATCCCCTGAGATCCCCAGAACCCTCGTGCTGTGGGGCAACCCCAAACTCAAGCCCAGTTTGTGGTTGTTTGGGCCTTTTCAGTGGCAGAATGACATCTGCGTTTCCTCCCCCAGCTGAGACCCACAGAACCGCTGACCCCTCAGGGAAGAAGGAAcgtgaggaagagaaggagaactGAGCCCCATGAAGGAAGCCAGGACCTGCAGCATCAAATCCCAGATGCCTACCACCAGCTGAGCAAAGGGAGTAATTCCCCCAGCGGGGAGTCAGTAAGCGGCTGCTCTAGTAATTAATCTGGCCACTAGATGGAGATATCATCCTATTCTCTTAGCACTGACTACcttgcatccgaagaagtgggctgtagaccaccaaagcttatgctgaaataaatgtgttagtctctaaggtgccacaagttctcctgttcttttttccagGCATGGTTCCTAGCAGTATGTCATTCAGCCATTAGATGTCACTGTGTGCAGCATCTCGCTCCAGCCAATGTGGTGTCCCTAGTAAACAAGGAAGACCACTCTGGACTGAGAGCTGTGTAGAAGCCTGTTTGGGTCAGGAGCTGCTTTCTTTAATAAACGCCttctgttattattatttattatgtgcaTCACTAACTTAGATGgaagaacccagaagtcctgactccaaCCCagtaggccccactcccctccccaagccatGAATAGAAACCAgaagtcctgacttccagccccctCCAACTCAGTAGGCTCCACTCTCGTTCCCAAGCcatggatagaacccaggagtcctgacttccagccccctCCAACTCAGTAGGCCCTACTCTCGTCTCCAAGCCAtggattgaacccaggagtcctggctaccATCCCCCCCACACTCTAATATTATACATTGCAAAGTGACACCACTTTTCCCCTCCTGAGGTTCTGTCAGTTTGACTGGGTTACCCCAGACGTCTCCATGGCCGAGCAGAGATCTGGTGGGTTGCTGACCCGAGACacggcaggggaggggccagtaCGTGACTGAGAGGACCCAGAGCTGTGATTCATCCTCTTTCAGTGGCACTGCGGGGGTTGTTCACCCTGGGTTGACTCAAGCCCCTGGTGGAAAAGCTGCCTGTGTTGAGCATGTACCCCCTGGCATGGCAGGCAGAGACCAGTgatccccatccacacccctgagtcTTCCAAGGAGAGCTCCACCTCCACCAAGGATATTAATTGACACAGCCTTTTCCAGGGCAGCTGGACGTGTGCATCTCATTAGAGGGTCACGGACACCACACCAAGGGGCTGATTTCAGCATCTTCAACACTCATTTGTCCACCTCAGAGGAAAGTGGGCTGGGAGTGAAAACTCCTGGGTCCTATCGTTGGCTCTCaaaggggagtgggggagctgggagtcaggactcctgggttctattctcagctccgGGAAGGGAGTGGAAGCTAGTGGGTTAGAGCGTGTCAGGGAGGGGGGGGGTGGAATCTGGGAGTCAGAacacctgggttcttttcccagccctggaagaggagtggggtctagggggtTAGAgccaagggggaggggctgggagtcagaactGCTGGGATGTattccagctctgggagaggagtggggtctagtggtaaGAGCAGAGGGgtccgggagccaggactccagggttccaTTCCATCCCTGAGAGAGGTGTGGGGTCTAgtggggttggagcagggggctgagagTCAGACCCTAGGCATGCTGGGCTTCTCTGAGGGAATACAGAGGTACAGGGAGTACAGAGGTCTTAGATGGAAAGACACACCCTCCTTGACTGATCGCTGAGGACTGGCATTATCCTGTGCCATGGCCAGCCATGCAGGGAGCATcgcccaggggtggggggctggctggagggacaGAGCAAAGCTGCCCACACAGAGAACAATCACTTCTGGGCACGGATCAGTCTCCAGGGCTAGATTCAGTGCGGGACTGGaaacccggactcctgggttccctccctggctctggaaggggagtgagtCTAGCAGGATAGGACCAGGGATGGATCTGGTGTATTCAGGgtctttattttacattttatctcCCGGCACCAGGGTCAGTATTGCCTGTgaagggagagcaccccctactgagcccccaccccaatctctgcagcacagcgccgCCTAGCACCACACTCAGGTTGCCACTGACTCAATAGCAGGTAAATATGAGGGAGGCAATGTCCTAATTCCCTCATGAATAGATCAAGCCATTAACTGTGAGAACAAAGTGTTTGTCCTTATTTATGCCAGTTCATCAGGATGCAGCCCACCTCCGCACAGGGTATTTATAGCTTCATAGATCCATGTATTCCAAGGGCAGAAAgagccattgtgatcatccagtctgacccctTGTGTAACGCGGGGCAGAGAACTGccccccacaataattcctacagcagatctcAGAGGGTGAGGTTACATATCAGAAACATATTTCATGGCTGATGTAATTTTGTTTACAAACGAGGAAAAAATCTTGCCAAAAACCAATGGGGGGcctaggactagaacccagaatCCTGATTCCGCAtatcccctgctctaaccactacatcccactcccctcccagagctgggggaatagaacccaggagtcctggctcccagctctcccaATCCTAACTACTAGACtccaatcccctcccagagccagggatagaagccaggagtcctgactcccagctcccccacctctaaccactaaactccactcccctcccagagctggggtcagaccccaggagtcctgactcctagcttCCCCACCTCTGACCACtcaactgccctcccctccaaGAACTGGGGtcggaacccaagagtcctggctcccaacctcccctaccccagcctccTAGATGTCACTCCACTCTCATGGTCcgggagaaaacccaggagtcctgactcccagcctccgTGCTGAATCTATCcctggtggagggaggggggctgtttCTTCTGGGCAGTGGCTGTTCTCTGTGTGGGAGTCCACCTGGCAATTTCCTTGGACATCAGCCACAGTCCAATGAGTCCAGTCTCGCTGTCCTCCACCCTCATGAGTGATCTGTGGGTGTTGGCCCTAAGGGGATTGTGGGAGAATAAAGCCATACCCGAGACCCCCTGCAATCATCCAGGAGTCTGCATCTCCACCAGCTGAGAACACTCCACACCCCTGACCCAGCACCTGCCTTGACCCAGAGGAACCCAGCATGGCCCGGGCTCTGCTTCTCGcagcctctgccctgctctgcctcatgCTAGCAGGTAAGTGCCGTCTCGGGCTGCAGGGGAATTCCACTACAGTGTGAAATATACAGACCCTCAGCTGCTTCTGCTGTGGGGGATCCCTTTCTCCTCCTATagctggagatagaacccaggagtcttgacgtccagcccctctgctctaacctaCTAGACCTCGTCTCTCCtctagagctggggatagaacccaggagttctggctcccagctccccccgctgtaactactagaccccactcccctcccagagccaagtcCCAGAGGTTACAGTAGGGGAAGCCAGTGGTGGATGCTGCTAGGGAGCACTCCTTTGGGGGGACGCCCGGGTGACAGGTTGAGCGGCCACAGCCTGATGGATGCTCATCTC contains:
- the LOC115640755 gene encoding acetylcholinesterase-like, translating into MLELLPGLLLLSLTGPSSGSDDNSTVVLTTSGPIRGKRLPAGSGTVTAFLGIPYAEPPVGALRFQKPLPHQPWNHVLEATNFGNACHQALLTGHPEANVWTPKGPRSEDCLFLNVWVPHPQPNGTAPVLVWIHGGGFLSGAASFNIYDGRFLAATENVIVASMNYRLGALGFLSLPPDAPGNAGLWDQRLALRWLRDNAAAFGGDPAHFLLFGQSAGSSSVSFHLLSARSRALFTRAALQSGAATAPWSWISLEEAQERGRRLGQLLGCANGDNTALVGCLQGKEPGEFPKHEFSVLRRKELLGFPFVPTPDGDFLPDTPTRLLRAGHSQPMPILAGFTSNEGAYLLKFSPLDFSLENTSHIGWEELLQVVRLAMPEAPEEAVQIVARRYSQERQDEARYLWAMDQTAGDHLFVCPVAEVAGREAEAGSPVYTYYFTHRIPGLSLPEWMGVPHGSEVPYLFGTLAFLWGANYTLTEAETGLRRRVMRYWAEFARSGNPTGSEGSEEQWPLYNSKEQNFVRISTEPLQAKGTSPAQHCGFLASLLKEKPSPTAETHRTADPSGKKEREEEKEN